In one window of Helianthus annuus cultivar XRQ/B chromosome 17, HanXRQr2.0-SUNRISE, whole genome shotgun sequence DNA:
- the LOC110923802 gene encoding uncharacterized protein LOC110923802, with protein sequence MEGSNKGEGKKKMVGSGSKSRAQDKRGSGGSSVPFHPHLGFANQTQPPFYFNQPMHQPFGYNTQPIQNWMQHGPTMTRLGYYDYSLEAQNAFGPFAFQTPSSLSPRPFQTPMSQSPRDVQDDSNEEFVPETQEQELDEDEDVVVEENPVNENVAEPERKGKAKRETWTPRQEEALAKAFVHCTLNKKKGNQQKADEFWKKVLKHYNETAGDRLCPNGDDDAYVMKQALKDYKSKEKIDFAHIAAWEIVRTNQKWSSVPLLNEESSGSGLKCNALFLFIKKIPLFFPPDSNDDELASTDSSIHFFQNLIEEAKLQDTDTCSKKRFVRRDRESGHETLMADYFLEDPKYNENIFRHRFCISKRLFLKIVSDVEANNSWFEERICENKEGFYTIAKSYIGY encoded by the exons aTGGAAGGCTCAAACAAGGGTGAAGGCAAGAAAAAAATGGTAGGGTCCGGTTCGAAGTCGAGGGCTCAAGATAAACGTGGTTCGGGTGGTTCTAGTGTCCCGTTTCATCCGCACCTTGGGTTTGCGAATCAAACCCAACCTCCATTTTATTTTAACCAACCCATGCATCAACCTTTCGGTTATAATACCCAACCCATCCAAAATTGGATGCAACACGGTCCGACGATGACTCGACTCGGTTATTATGATTACTCCTTAGAAGCCCAAAATGCTTTTGGCCCGTTTGCTTTTCAAACCCCAAGCTCACTATCACCGAGACCTTTTCAAACCCCAATGTCACAATCACCGAGAGACGTACAAGATGACTCCAATGAGGAGTTCGTGCCGGAAACCCAAGAACAAGAGTTAGATGAGGATGAAGATGTTGTGGTTGAAGAAAATCCCGTGAACGAAAATGTAGCCGAAccggaaagaaaaggaaaagcgAAACGGGAAACTTGGACGCCTAgacaagaagaggcgttggcaaaGGCTTTTGTTCATTGCACTTTGAATAAAAAGAAAGGCAATCAACAAAAGGCGGATGAGTTTTGGAAGAAAGTTCTAAAGCACTACAATGAAACGGCCGGA gaTCGTTTATGCCCTAACGGGGATGACGATGCTTATGTAATGAAGCAAGCGCTAAAGGATTACAAAAGCAAAGAAAAAATTGATTTTGCTCATATTGCGGCTTGGGAGATTGTTAGAACAAATCAAAAGTGGTCGTCGGTACCTTTGTTGAATGAAGAAAGCTCCGGCTCGGGTCTAAAATGTaatgctttatttttatttataaaaa AAATACCATTGTTTTTCCCACCCGATAGCAATGACGACGAGTTAGCTTCAACCGACAGTAGCATACATTTTTTCCAAAATCTCATTGAGGAAGCCAAACTACAAGACACGGACACATGTAGTAAGAAACGTTTTGTTCGTCGTGATCGTGAGAGTGGCCACGAAACCCTTATGGCGGATTATTTTCTCGAGGACCCGAAATACAACGAAAATATTTTTCGACATAGGTTCTGTATTTCAAAacgtttgtttctaaaaattgtGAGCGACGTGGAAGCGAATAACTCGTGGTTTGAAGAGCGTATATGCGAGAATAAAGAAGGGTTTTACACCATTGCAAAAAGTTACATCGGCTATTAA